Below is a genomic region from Vicinamibacterales bacterium.
TCGCGGTCCACCGAACGAGCCTGCCGCAGGAGCCAGGCTCGACGCCGCATCCCGGACACGCGTCGTCCAGCAGGTGAGCCCTGCGCGAACCGGGACCGGCGGCGCGGCGAACACCGGGGCGGAGGTGCCGCGCCCGACGAGGATCGGCGTCGAATTCGGCGCGAGGTCGAGGTCCAGGACGTCCATCTTCAGCGTGCCGATCAGGGGCAGGATCGCAGCCTGCTTGTCGAGCCCGCCGCGGAGCAGCCGCAGGTGCATCGCGCTGGCGGGAAATTCGTTGAACGTCGGGTCGACCGGCAGCCACAGCCCGCGTCCGCCGCCCTCGTCGATGTAGACCTCGGGCCAGGCGTGGTAGTAGAACGCGCCCTGCGTATAGGCGAGACCGACGACGACCCGCGCCGGCAGCCCGAGCGATCGCGCCATCGCCACGTAGAGTGCGGTGTGCTCGTTGCAGTCGCCGACCCTGGTGCGCAGCACCTCTCGCGCCGACGGCAGACCGATGGTCGCCTTCTTGTCCAGCATGGCGTTGACGGCGCGGGTCAGCTTTTCGGCGCGGGCCCGTGCACCGGTGACGCCAGCCACCGCCGTGTCGGCTGCGGCGCGGATTGCCGGATCGTCGCTCTCGATGAACGGTTCGGGACCGAGATACGACGCGAGATCGGGCGGAGCCGGCGCGGCGGCGAGCGACCGCGGGTCGCGAACCTCGAGCACGTCCCCCTGCAGTGACTCGCCGGCGCCGTGCATGTCGCGCGTGTCGATGGTGAGACCGGCGACCTTGATCAGCACGCGCCGCACGTCGCGCGCGTCATCGACGCGCTTCTTGGTCGTCCACGACGGCACGATCGCGGCGTTCTCGATGAGCGCCGCGCCGGCAGCGCCCCGTCCGGCCAGCCGGCGGGCGTCCTCGGGCGACTCGCGCACCGACGAGAAGCCGAGCGGGCTCTCCTCCTTGACGACCTCGCCGGTGTCGGTGACCCAGGACGTCGTGTGCAGGCCGGCAAACGTCATGTCGAGGCGGAACGCCGGCATCGACGTGCGGATCGGCCGCGCGAACTGGCGTCCGCCGACGCGCACCGGCAGCGACGAGGTGAGCGGCACGATCTCCCGCTTCCCCACCGCGACCGTGACCCGCTCGTTGCGCAGCGTCGCCGGATCGAAGACGGCGAACTGTTGTGAGGTGCCCGGCTTGAACCCGGCGGCGGCCATCCGGCGCGGCAGGTTGAGGCTCAGCGCCGGCGGCTCGTCGAGGTCGCGCTCCTCGCGCTGCATCCCGCTCGACGTCCTGATCGTGAGGCTGACATGGTGGCCTGTGACCGTGCCGCTCACCTGGACCGGCCCGGTGCCGGGATCGAGCGAGAATTCAAAGGCCCGTAACGCGAACGCGTCGTCGACGTGCGCGACGGTCGTGACCGCGGCCGGCGTCGTCGCGCCGAAGAGCGACATCTGCAGTCGCGCGTCCTCGCGTACCTCGAAGCCATCGGCGGCGGCGGTCGTCTGACTGACGCTGAAGCCTATCTTCTCGCCGCGGTAATAGACGCCGCGCCACTCGGCCGCGCTGCCATAACGCGCGAGATCGGCGGCGAGGTTCATTGAGCCCGCCTGGCCGTAGGCGCGCACGATCAGCACCCCGAGCGTCAATGCCCACGCCACGAGCACCAGCGCCGAGCCGATGCGTCCGGCGCGGCGCGAGATCGGCCGAAACAGGGTCACCGGGAGGATTGTCTCATGACATAGAATCGCGCCCGGCGATGAAGACCACCAGGCTCGAGGCGTTCAGCGACGGCGTGATCGCGATCTTGATCACGATCATGGTGCTGGAGCTCAAGACGCCGCCCGGCGACGACTGGACGGCGCTGCGATCGCTCGCGCCGCGCTTCTGCTCCTATCTCCTCAGTTTCGTCATGCTGGGGATCTATTGGAACAACCACCATCACCTGATCCACATGACCGAGCGCGTCAGCGGCGGCGTCCTGTGGGCGAACCTCCACCTGCTCTTCTGGCTGTCGCTGATTCCGGTCGGTACGGCCTGGATCGGCGAGACCGAGTTGGCGCCGCTGCCGATCGCCGTCTACGGCGCGGTCCTGATGTTCGCCGGCACCGCCTACTACATCCTGAAGACGGCGATCATCCGCGTGCAGGGACCGCACTCGGCGCTGCAGGTGGCGCTCGGTTCGGATGCCAAAGGGATCGTGTCGGTGCTGATGTATGCCGTCGCGATCCCGCTCGCCTTCTACAGCGCGGCAATCGCGTCGGCGATCTACGTGGCGGTCGCCTGCGTCTGGCTGGTGCCCGACCGCCGCATCGAAGGGCGCGTCGCGGCACACGAGCGTCAGTAGATCTACCGGATCGGCGCGACACGCAGGGAGGCGGCCCCCAGCGCGTTGAACGTGCACGCCGCGACGCCGTGTCCCTGCGACGAGGCGTTGAACCCGGTCAGCACGCCGTCGGCGGTGTAGGCGAGCGAGTCCGGCGCCGTGCCGTTCCCCGACACCGCCGTCAGCGT
It encodes:
- a CDS encoding transglutaminase-like domain-containing protein produces the protein MTLFRPISRRAGRIGSALVLVAWALTLGVLIVRAYGQAGSMNLAADLARYGSAAEWRGVYYRGEKIGFSVSQTTAAADGFEVREDARLQMSLFGATTPAAVTTVAHVDDAFALRAFEFSLDPGTGPVQVSGTVTGHHVSLTIRTSSGMQREERDLDEPPALSLNLPRRMAAAGFKPGTSQQFAVFDPATLRNERVTVAVGKREIVPLTSSLPVRVGGRQFARPIRTSMPAFRLDMTFAGLHTTSWVTDTGEVVKEESPLGFSSVRESPEDARRLAGRGAAGAALIENAAIVPSWTTKKRVDDARDVRRVLIKVAGLTIDTRDMHGAGESLQGDVLEVRDPRSLAAAPAPPDLASYLGPEPFIESDDPAIRAAADTAVAGVTGARARAEKLTRAVNAMLDKKATIGLPSAREVLRTRVGDCNEHTALYVAMARSLGLPARVVVGLAYTQGAFYYHAWPEVYIDEGGGRGLWLPVDPTFNEFPASAMHLRLLRGGLDKQAAILPLIGTLKMDVLDLDLAPNSTPILVGRGTSAPVFAAPPVPVRAGLTCWTTRVRDAASSLAPAAGSFGGPR
- a CDS encoding TMEM175 family protein, translating into MKTTRLEAFSDGVIAILITIMVLELKTPPGDDWTALRSLAPRFCSYLLSFVMLGIYWNNHHHLIHMTERVSGGVLWANLHLLFWLSLIPVGTAWIGETELAPLPIAVYGAVLMFAGTAYYILKTAIIRVQGPHSALQVALGSDAKGIVSVLMYAVAIPLAFYSAAIASAIYVAVACVWLVPDRRIEGRVAAHERQ